The Gossypium arboreum isolate Shixiya-1 chromosome 2, ASM2569848v2, whole genome shotgun sequence region GAAACAATAACaaataattcatgtcatttactgtTCATATCCGAAATtaatcatatcgtcccttaaatggaccttgAGGCCCAATTTAAATATTGAAAGAAGTCGAGCCAAAACCGGAATCTCAGAAATtttttcgcaaaatttcaaaaattttcatatatacAATGGTCACACCCCTGTGTGAGTAAGTcgtgtgacatgcccatgtctcaggctgtgtgggcATTGGATGTAAGGCACAGGGCCGTATCCCAGCCCGAGtccttacccatgtaactctctgatttgtgccacatggcctaccacacgcccctgtgctaggccatgtggtcaatttaattttcaaaaattaggtgcaggattcacacgaccaagatacaaactcgtgttctaggccatgtgtcacacatgatcGAGATACAttcccgtgtctctacccgtgtaccTAATTggaagcattttgtttctcaattttaagatgcaggggacacatgaccaagccacatgcctgtgcacatgaccgtgtgtcacacacagtctagacacacgcccatgtgtctgcccgtgtggctaaaataaggtcatttcctagcgttatttctcacccaaatttgtcaACAACCTACAACAACACTTATACACATTCACCAACCAAATTCAAGACATTATAGTCAAACCTAATACTAGTATTGAATAAGATATATTAACATgtatattcaaataattaagcttaccaaattttcatttatgttcttaggtaaatttgtattatttataCTAACTCAAATTTATTTACCATTTGATTCATATATCATCTACTACTTAACCATTTCAAAACACATCAAACATGTTATGGCCTTATAattatataccaaaacataccattcaagcaattccaatggctagattacaaataaccatttacatgccaacattggcaaagttagcctatacatgccattataccaaaacaagtttactatttataccaaaatgagcttgtggatagtgtgatggtacTCCGACTGATCTCTAACCTTTGCGAGTTTCCgagtactataaaatagagaaaagaaaacctagtaagcatttaatgcttagtaagttcgtataacaacaattaaacttaccaatcatattcaattaaataagtataataataacaTGCTTTCTAACAAATTGGAAATTTCCCTAATCATATACACTGAATTGAACAAGTTAgttacataattcacatatatatcaAATAAACATGAATGAGCTCATCATGTTTCACACTTTCAAgtattttaaaaacattaaagaAATAATGCttttaatctcataatttctcGTATCAGGAGTTTTctccgttgaattattgaaataacaATGGATATTCAagtagtacacacaaggtgtacaaaacTGTAAACCGTTAACACATTATCAAGGGTACACATTAAGGTACATAATTagggagcacactctcgagccacttatcaagatgctcagatgagccatgtaacaggacatTTATTTGGGCTaaataggaaactcataagagttttaatcagagagctcatagagctttacaggtaactctgaagagttattatcagggaGCATCAGATAAGGTAATAGAGAGTTCAAACAAaccatgtcaggaagctcataggaggctatatcaggacgctcacgTAGAGTAGCGTTTGTGTCGCAATAAATGCTGGATCACAATCGATTGAATCATGTAACAAGACAGTCACAAAAAGCTGCGatagtgtgcaacacatgcagaatcactaCTAATCAGAACGCTCGCAGGAACTATTTAACAGGATGGTCAAGAGGGCCTATAACAGGATTGCTCGTCTGAGCTATATTTTGTCCGCAACATATGTAGGGCTATAATCAATATGGGAAAATACTGTATCCATCGcgtttcattattcaaacggaacttatcATTTATCAAGCAATACTGGGCATGtgattaatttcatacattaaacATTTATGCAATTCACACAAATACAACATTTGATTCagacaattaatacacataattaaattacacaaacttacctcgacacttgttcgtatttaaaagtctactaatccagcaccttttcttttcctcgatctagcttcgaatttgagttatccgaatctatataaatgaatttaatcatcaatttattacatttcatattcaattggattcaatttaTACCCTAGGCAaagttaccattttgcccctatactttcataaattccaatttcgtctctaggctcggaaaatgaaattcatgcaatttaatccttattccaagcctaactgaaattttcatataacatttatagtACATatatttcacacaattatgaatTTTTCCATAACCTTTACAtcttaacaatttagtccctaaatcataatttgatcaaaattctctttgtaaaagttgtttatctattaacaacctttcattttctaccataaatttcaatattttagcatattcatccatggaaaattctctatactttgatatcttttcaaattaatcgcaaaaatagatagattaagctattacgatttcaaaaatataaaaattactaaaaacaggacaagaaaacatacctaatcaAGCCAAGAAAGTTTGATTTCTATTTCCTagtttttccatgtatttggggatggagatgatataaaatgataatattaaacatttatttaatttatcatcttttaattttccactttctaatttagtccttatccttttctaattttttcatggatgaatcatcaaaaatatctactaacttttatttaatactctaattaccatataaggacctctcatttttaattccatagctatttcatccttttagctactagaactcaacgtttgcattttatgcaatttggtactttccataattaagtacttaatcaatataattttcttatcagaattttcatataacattcttACCATAAAAAGGACCATGGAATAATgtcaaaataaattttctttttagctcgaatttgtggtctcggaaacactattctgatttcactgaaaatgggctattacaggaAATGCTAGAGTTAGTAAAAGTGGAATGAAAGACACTACAGTtaaatctgaggcacgagcaccagcTAGGGCTTATGTTGTACAAGCTCGCGAAAATGCTTTAGCACCTGATGTGGttgctggtacattttctctctttgATGTTACTGTttatgctttgattgacccgaggtcaactcatttgtatatatgtaCTGCATTAGTAACAGACAAGAAAAGACCAATAAAGTCAATTGAATTTGTGGCCAAAGTATCTAATCTGCTAGgtcagtatgtgttagttgataaagattttaaaaattttccactaAGAGTTCAGGATTGCGACTTTCCGGTTGATTTGATATTTTTTCCTCttaacgaatttgatgttattctcgacatggattggttgaatttgcatgaTGCAATTGTGAACTATAAACGAAAATAGATTACTTTAAGATGTTAGAATGGTGAAACAGTCAGAGTCAGACATAATAAACAGTGCCGCCAATATTATTTCTACTTTGTTAACTCAGAAACTTGTAGGAAAAGGGTTTGAAGCGTATTTGGCATATATTTTAGGTACCAAAGTTTCAGAATCGAAAGTTGAATTAGTTTCGACTGTTTGTGATTTTGCAAATGTACTTCCAGAAGAGTTGCCAAGGTTACTGCCAactagagaggttgagtttgctatttaATTAGTATCAAGAACTTCTCCGATATTAATCTCTCCTTATAGAATAGAACtagttgaattaaaagaattaaaagaacagttgcaagaattgacagatagaggattTGTGTGGCCAAcgtttctccctggggtgcacttGTGTTGCTTGTTAAGAAAAAAGACAAGTCAATATGTTAGTGTATTGATTTTTGGCAGGTGAATAAAGTTAGATTAAAAAAATATTCGTTGCCTCGTATTAattatttgtttgatcagttgaaagttgctacggtgttttcaaaaattggtCTTCATTTGGATATTattaattctaagttaaagattCAAATGTGCCAAAAATAACTTTTCGAACCaagtatggtcactatgaatttttagttttgttgtttggtttaacaaatgctcctactGTATTTATGAACTTGATGAACAAAATATTTCAACAGTATTTAAACAAGTTTGTTattttcatcgatgatatattgatttattcgagaGATAAGACTAATCATGCCCGACATTTAAGCATTATGTTGCAAACATTGTACTATAAACAATTACTtgtgaaattcagtaaatgcAAGTTCTGGCTTCGAGAAGTCAGGTTTTTAGGTCACATGGTATCAACAGACAACATAACAGTAGATCCGATCAACATTTCAACTATATtgaattggaaacctccaaaaaATGTCATTGAAATAAGAAGTTTTCTAGGTTTGGTTGGGCATTACAAAAATTTtgttaaaggtttctcgatgattgttTTACCACTGACGAAActgctccaaaaagatgttatATTTGTCTGGTCTGATAACTGTTAGTAGAGTTTTGATCAATTTAAGTGACGTTAACAAAAGCTCCCATGTTAACTCAACCAAAGTTCGGTAAAGACTTTGTGGTATATAGTGATACTTCACTTAAcagtttaggttgtgttttaatgtaGAAAgccaaagttgtagcttatgcttccCCACAATTGAAACCATACGAGaaaaactatctgacacatgatttggaacttgCAGCTATTGCGTTTGCCTTGaagatatggtgacattacttatacggagaaaaatttcatattttcactgatcataaaaacttgaaatatttgatgtcccAGAAAGAACTAAATTTGTGACAATGTAAATGGTTGAAGTTGTTAAAAGAGTACGATTTaattattgactatcacccgggaaaagctaatgttgttgcggATGCTCTAAGTCGAAAGTTATTGTTTGCTTTAAAAGCTATGAATACTTGTTTGAAACTAGTTGATGAGGGATCGATTTtagttgaattaaaagctaaatctATGTTTTTACATCAGATTTATGAGGCTTAGAAAAGTGATATTGAATTAGTTGCAAAACTAGAGCAAATTAGGAAACTTCAAGGTACAAAATTTCATATTGGTGCTAATGATAGTTTGTATTTCTGAAACagattgtgtgttccaaagaattctgAAGTTGAATAAGAGACTTTACGGGAAACTCACAGCAACAGTTACTCGATTCACCCTAGTAGTAAAAAAATGTATAGTGATTTGAAACAAATATATTGGTGGCCAAGTATGAAACGTGAAATCTAgaattttgtttcgaaatgtttgatttgtcaataaattaaagctgagcatcaagtaccttTATGGTTGCTATAGCCTGTTATTATTTCAGAATGGAAATGAGAATGAGTTACCATGGACTTCATGTCAGGGCTACCGTTATCGTCgaggaagaaagatgcaatttgggttgttgtcgatCATTTGACTAAATCCTCACATTTTATTCCAATTCGCATAGATTTTTCACTAGAGGGAttattaaagttatatgtttctgagattgccAGATTACACGGGCtgccattatcgattatttcttATCGTGATCCACAACTCACCTCTAGATTCTACTTAATTTATATGAAGCTTTAGGCATTAAATTGACTTTTAGCACAAGGTTTCATCTACAGACAAATGGCCAATCTGAGATAGTGATTTAGATACTCGACGATATGTTTCACTGTTGTATTCTTGAATTAGAAGTTAATTAGGAGAGGCTCCTTCCATTGGTTGAATTTTCTTACAACAGTAATTACtagtcaagtattaaaatggccccatacaaagctttgtatggtcaaaaATGTAGAACTCTATTATACTAGACGGAATTGAGTGAGAAAAATCTTTTGGATATCGATTTGATTCTTGAGATCAAAGAAAATGTTAAGGTGATACAAGATTGTTTAAAAGCTGCTTCTGACAGTCAAAAATCGTAAGccggtttgaaaagaaaagacactGAGTTCCAGTGTAACAcaccaaacccgacctagacgttatggccaaatctgcaatgtcacattggagtgttgtTCAAAACATAATTTTCGTAATAATCCCATCTCATAAAACTTCTTTGGgttcttactaaaattttaggATGATTTGTTcattgtgaaaactcaagttgtttTAGTAAAATATTGATCATATCagattattattaactttaaaacaGTGTTTCTTGCGAGAACTCTCAACATGTGTTGCGTAAACATGGTGTTTTCAGGAAAACATTTGCTTATAGTTTCTTGAAAACCTGAATCCTACTACTAACAGATGAAAATCAAGTAAATAAATTCCCCAATTAAAACcaaacttaaagaggccttattacataatgaaaacccaaaataaaatcttaattatagTATTAAAAGAAACTATGTTGAGTGGCCACCTCTAAGTCCTCCGTCGCCTTGATCCCTCTAAGCCCGGGGATTTCCTACACAGTTAACatatgggtgagtttacaaaaactcaatgTGTGAAATCCCACAAAAGCATATAGTCAGAGTAAACAcgatttgggcctaagcccttttagtATTAGTTAGGCCATAGCTTATTTCAATAATTGTAGCAGTCGGGGTCTAAGCCCGtttcagtaacagtaacagtctgggcctaagcccgttaACATATCAATATAGTATGCAAACAAgagtcctacccaatccatcctctacacaccacgTGAGGATAAAGTTGACCCACCCAATCCTACACACCAAGTAGTACCGGTAGcggcactaaaacagtatttgcagcaaagTTGCTAGTGATAGGCCTATAGCCTtccagtacacttcctccaaaatcgtaTATATCCCACTCCATGCAATGTAACATAATTTAAATGTATAAACAGTAAGAATGAAAGGCTCAAACAATTACACCTCACTTAGGGGTATATTTGTCATTTTACCTATtcggggtataacagtcatttcatcaatgtggggtctaagtgtacttaccgacccaacagtaggtccacagttgtcttgggcgacccgtTCGACCTTAACAATCCAACAGTGAAAATGGCCCAAAGCCTACAACCTGGCCTATGTAGGCCCACACACCTATGTGGCCCGTAAAGCCTAAAATTACCTTGGTCTTGTAAACTACCCAACCTAGGCTAACAATCTCCACACATCTGTGTGGTTTACTCATGTACGGCCGATgagcccgtggggcccacacggcccattttggcccaacatggcccaaagcAACCCAAGCCCACGAAATCGCTCGTGGTGGTCTCTACGATCAAATACTCGTGCTTATGCATTCAGATAACCACACGAGCTAATGCATGCACGCCCTACTGTCCCGCGAGACACATCAATCTGTTTCAAATAGAAGTTTCGGTTAATAGCCTAAAATTGAATTAAAGCAAACCCTAATGGAAACACTTCTTCATATAATTGCCTATCCCTCGATTTGATCGATCTAAGAACCGTTGCAAGTAATTGTTTCCAATCCTTAGTGACTACTTGCAACCCACACACccttttgtaaattattattatacacaatCCATTGTACAAAGTGTATAGTTACTTACCAAAAGCGAAGACTAAGAGTGAGGGACAGTAGTATTCGGCCAACAGCCTAAAGCACATCTTAATTTTGAGGCACGAGATGTAACAATCTCGCTCCCTAGCAGAAAACATCAGAAAGGAGAGTTAATAAACGAGGTTATTCCGACCAAAACAAAAGAGGGAAGAGGACTAATGTGACAAAAAGGGAGAAGGAACCTTGCACTTGATCCCTAACCGATTTCTCAAGGACCCACTTTAGAAGCCGTAACACAATAGGGGTAGAGAGAGATGCTTGGAGATTCAGCTAGCATTGAAGGGAAAAGTGTCGGCTCAAAACCAAAAGAAAGGGAGCTAACAGAGACTTAGCAAGGGTTAAGGAGGTAGATATTAGGCTAATGGCCCAAGGAAAGGGTAAAATTTGATGACCGATTGGAAGGGAGAGAATGCAATATTTGGCCAAAAAAAACAGAAAAGTAGAAGAGTGATTCAGAGAGAAAGGTTGATCAATCAAAGTAAAGTTTTTAGAGGACAAAACTCAAGTAGGAAATCACGAAACGTACTTAATTGGCCAGATACAAAAGTCAGCTGTCAAAACAAGCAAAAAAAATCTCAAGAGTGAAAAGAGCACAAGGGAAGATAACTACCGAAAAAAGAGAGAGTAAAAACTCAACAATATTTGACACCCATAGTCTAAGGCCGAATTGGCATAGGGGAAATCCCACAATCGGCAACCACTTCCACACACCTCAACTACCCATAActttctcctaaaatctctccattACATCCTTAAATTGATCACCATTCAATCCCCCTTTCTTCTCCTCAATTTCGGCTAACATGATCCCTTACTTCACTTAACAACCCAACCAACCAAGTAATAGAGTCCCACTGCCCTACAACCTCCCACACCACTGCTTGCAAAAATAAACACACTTGCACACAGCAAGACTTGAACCCCAGTCTTCTAGCAACAAATAACATGCCACTATCCCCTTGACCTGTAAGCTTTTTATGTCATGCAATCCAtacattaatttaaaagtctaTTAGCTGGAGACaaattttgctcaagccaagGCTTAAACCCATTTCTTCAGATACTCCCAAAGCATTAAACCCTTAAGGCAGACGTACATCCACTACACAtgcacataaaaataattttaacaggggTTTTtgggatttggggcgttacaattctaccctccttaaagaaatttcggcctcaaaatttacctggtcagaatagctgagggtattgttgtcgcatcccctcctcaggttcccacgtagcctcctcaAAAATGTGATTCTgacaaagaactttcactaatgggattgaTTTCCTTCTTAAGACGTTCacctctcgatccaaaatctggatTGGTTCTCCTCGAAAGTCAGGTCTGgtttaacctcaatctcctcaaccggTACCACATGCGTAGGATCAGGGCAGTAGCATctcagcatcgagacatggaacacgtcatgaatccaCTCTAATTCTGGAGGTAGCTCTAGCTGATAGGCAACTGGTCCTACTCATCTCAAAATGCAaaaaggcccaataaaccttaggctcaacttgcccttacgcccaaatctcagtaccttcttccatggcgagaccttcagAAAGATAAAatctcccacagaatactcaatttccttatgcttcagattcgtatatgacttctgtctgtctAATGCTGCCTTCAGTCAATCTTGAATTAATCTAACCTTATCTTCGATATCAGAAACTAGTACAGGACATAGAACACGCCACTCACCCAATTCAATCCAACATGACAGAGTGCGACACCTATGACTGTATAGTGCTTCGTAAGGTTCCATCtatatgctagactggtagctattattgtaagcaaattctgcTAGAAACAAgcaatcctcccaactgccttggaagttaattacacaactccttaacatgtcctccagtatctaaatcaccctctttGACTGACCatttgtctgaggatggaatgcagtattgaagtccaatcgtgtacccagagcttcatgtaacttcttccaaaactgaaacgtgaagcgaggatctctgtcagatattatggaaattgGTACcctatgcagtctcactatctcggaTATGTTCAACTTAGCCAGTTTTCGTAATGAATAATTTGTGCTaaccggtatgaaatgggcactttggtcaatcgatccacgatgacctatagtgaatctttcttagaaggtgtgggggtagcccactcacaaagtccataacCCTTTTCCACTTCCACAGCTGAATCTAAACTAGCTGAAGCAACCCAGAAGGGAACTAATGTTTCGCTTTAACCTgttggcaagtcagacatttccccacaaagttAGTAATCTCACGCTTAAGACCCGACCACAAGTATATCTCACGGAGATTTTTGTACATCTTATTTCTACCTGGGTGCATAGCATAGGGGCGACTATGTGCCTCCCGtagtaaagtctacctcaaaacAGTATCTttaggtacacaaattctgccttGGAAATAGAGTACCCCTTTACTATTCACCCCAAAATCCAGAGTATTACCTTTTTCGATCTGACGGAACTGAAGACCTaatgactcatcttccaactgtttACTCTTAATCTCCTCAGTCCACACTAGTTTAACTTGGAGTTTAGCCAACAAGATACCATTATCAAATAAgctaagacgagcaaacattgctctcagatcagtcatagccctacggcttaGTGCATCCGCcatcacattggccttaccaggatggtattcagtcgaacaatcataatccttaagtagctcaatccatctacgctgcctaagatttaactccttctaagtgaggaggtacttgaggctcttatgatctgtgtaaatgttatacttctcaccatacaagtaatgcctctaaattttcaatgTGAACTCCACTGTGGCCAACTCCAAGTTATATGTTGGATAATTCACGTCATGAGTCTTAAGTTGGCAAGATGCAtaagctaccaccttaccctcttgcatcaacatacaACCCAAACCAGCATGTGATGCATCATTGTAGACAGTAAACTTTTTcctagactctggctgaatcaagacagaggcctcagtcagaactttcttcaacttctcaaagccCTCTTGCTAGATATTAGTCCAATTAAATGGCATGTCCTTGTGCAACAGCTTAGTTAAGGGTGCGGCAATCagtgagaaaccctttacaaatcttcgatagtacccagctagtcccagaaaactacgaattTTTGATACAGTCTTAGGCTGCTTCTAATACAAAACAACCTCAATCTTCTGAGGATCaacctaatcccctcagcagataccatATGACCAAGAAACGTTACCtcacgtaaccagaattcacacttactaaatttggcatacagttgtttctccctcaaaattTGCAGAACTACTCgtagatgttcatcatgttcatcttcagtCCTCGAATACACCAGTATGTCGTCGATAAATACTAAAAAAAACTAATCTAGATAGGGTTGAAATACTCTGTTCATCAGTCCATAAAAGCTATCGGTGCACTTGTCAGTCTAAAAGGCATtattaggaactcgtaatgaccataacgagtcctaaacgctgTCTTGTGCACATCAGCCTCTTCAACTCTCAGTTGGTAATATCTCAACTGAAGATCCATTTTATAAAACAACGATGCTCCTTGAAGTtgaaacagatcatcaatccttggcagagggtatttgtccttaatggtcaacttattcagttgtctgtagtcgatgcacatacgcatagatccatccttcttttcacaaacaagactggtgctccctacggagacacactaggtcggaTAAACCCACGGTCTAGTAgttcttgaatttgggctttaaGCTCTACAAGCTCTTTCAGTGctattctataaggggcgatggacaccggagctgtaccaggaagGAGCTCAATCCAAAACTCCACTTCAAGTTCTGGAGGTAACCCTAGTGGCTCTTCAGGAAAGATTTCGGGAAAATCCTTAACTGTTTTGATATCCTTTACTGAAGAATCCCAATAtctgaaacactgatgtaggccaaaAATGCCTCACAACCCTTGCGAACCAATTTCTCGGCTCTTAGTGTAGAAATTACATTTCTCAAGTAGTTCCATCGTTCCCCAACTACCAATACTTCCTCATCCTCCTTAGTTCTAAATACAACCCGTTTAGTGGCACAATCCAAGCTTACCCGATGTttaactaaccaatccatgcctagTATTAGGttgaattctccgaaaggtagctccataAGATCAGCCAGAAAGAAAACTCCTTGTATCTCGAAGGGAACATCTCTAAACATCTTATTTATCCAAATGGACTGCTCCAGCGGACTTACAACAGTAATCTCACTCATAGTATTTTCAACCATAAAACCCAATATCTTAAACATAGAGCATGCTATGTATGAATGTgtagacccaacatcaattaatgtagtataaggtacattatagataaagaacgaACATGAAATGACATCCAGAGCATCTCTGTCTTCTTAGTGATGTGCAGCATAAACCGGtgcctcagtatgaccagcacctctgctcgGTGCTCCACGACCACGGTCCAAACCATTTCCACCCCTAGCCTGACTTCAACCTCTTAGTGGCTGTTGACCACCCCGCTGTACATTACCCAAACCAGTAGCTTGCGTCTACTCGGGCCTCCGTGGACAATCCTTGACACGGTGCTCCAACGATTCGCATCTTAGACATGCACCCATCTTTTTCCAACATTCATACGGTGTATGTTTTCCACAATCGGCACAAAAGCTGCGGTCCAAGAGTGGTGGTAAAGTAGGGCCCTAACTCTAATTGGCCCATCAGCTTTTGGCTTTTTCTTAAGCCACTGAAAATAATTTGGGGGCTCAACATCCCTCTTACCTTTACCTTTCTATTCTGGCGCTCAGTGCGCGTCACATCCTTGGCGATTTTTGCCTTATGAACCAGTGCTGccaaatctcgctccctctgaggagctatcagaacccttagaCCATCCTTGAGgtcatcctcaaatcgaacacacCACTCGTATTCTAttgccaccatcccacgtgcATAGTGACTCAATCGTAAAAATTTggcct contains the following coding sequences:
- the LOC128285035 gene encoding uncharacterized protein LOC128285035, with the protein product MKDTTVKSEARAPARAYVVQARENALAPDVVAGTFSLFDVTVYALIDPRSTHLYICTALVTDKKRPIKSIEFVAKVSNLLGQYVLVDKDFKNFPLRVQDCDFPVDLIFFPLNEFDVILDMDWLNLHDAIVNYKRK